A genomic segment from Candidatus Zixiibacteriota bacterium encodes:
- a CDS encoding chemotaxis protein CheX, whose translation MKAEDVNPFIQSVNELFESMLGCAVKPGEPCVIRDDSGPPDIIGVIGLSGTVKGVVAVKFPVQTALKVVGRMVGAEFRTVDASIIDGVGELVNIVAGSAKTKIEGHSITLSLPSVVRGSILNNVSSKSSVFFEVPFETELGNFSLAITLKRTPSHEQEVANASVGSR comes from the coding sequence ATGAAGGCTGAAGATGTTAACCCGTTCATTCAATCGGTAAATGAGCTTTTTGAAAGTATGCTTGGCTGTGCGGTCAAGCCAGGCGAACCATGTGTTATTCGCGATGATTCCGGTCCGCCGGACATCATAGGCGTTATCGGTCTATCGGGAACGGTAAAGGGAGTGGTGGCGGTCAAGTTTCCCGTGCAGACGGCATTGAAGGTGGTCGGCAGAATGGTCGGCGCGGAATTCAGAACCGTCGATGCCTCGATAATTGATGGAGTGGGCGAACTGGTGAACATCGTGGCCGGTTCCGCCAAGACAAAAATCGAGGGACACTCCATCACCCTCAGCCTGCCGAGCGTGGTAAGAGGAAGCATCCTGAACAACGTCAGCTCCAAGAGTTCCGTCTTTTTCGAAGTGCCTTTCGAAACAGAACTGGGCAACTTTTCCCTGGCCATAACGCTCAAGCGGACACCTTCGCACGAACAGGAGGTTGCTAATGCAAGTGTTGGTAGTAGATGA
- a CDS encoding FapA family protein, with translation MEEATENGSQQAEAAPVEYELTVTEDKMTVYLSCSAEFAASTQSMDRIQVRLKQMNVTAEPDMLLLEEALNEARSANEGITNLPVVAGKPPVMPMDAKLEWTEDYFKEGYYIDPETKRIDFHQKIENPSVDEGQLLVKVHSPIPGKDGKDVYGKTITVPKPKQITLRGGPNVCWDGEVGGYRARSSGRVTLVSQTLNVDQVFTVKHGVGTESGNVQHNGHVVVNGDVDSDFKVEATGDIEIRGITYASDILAGGDVTAKEGIIGKSSNKIKAGRNIYAKYVQNAVLESGENTVVNREIVQSIVISKGEIHCCEGRVIGSELWGTRGITVGEAGSKEGATTLLVAGVDPELQAALRANSVEVTRIKEAIKKLEQGYRRLNQNLRLLTAAQRESMTTIQFKIVEGQEELENLDSQKKDLLDKIRQSHSVQVKILKIAYPGLIIRICDSQYQVKHTLAGPFIAHFDKLKNEVALMSEIEEKEEVTNEG, from the coding sequence ATGGAAGAAGCTACAGAAAATGGCTCGCAGCAAGCTGAAGCCGCGCCGGTCGAATACGAACTGACCGTGACCGAAGACAAGATGACTGTCTATCTATCCTGTTCGGCAGAATTCGCCGCCAGCACCCAGTCAATGGACAGAATACAGGTCCGTCTCAAGCAGATGAATGTAACGGCCGAACCGGATATGCTATTACTGGAAGAAGCTCTTAACGAGGCTCGATCAGCGAATGAAGGAATCACCAACCTGCCGGTGGTGGCAGGAAAGCCGCCCGTAATGCCGATGGACGCCAAATTGGAATGGACGGAAGACTATTTCAAAGAGGGCTATTACATAGACCCCGAAACCAAACGGATCGACTTTCATCAGAAGATCGAAAATCCATCCGTCGATGAGGGCCAGCTACTGGTGAAGGTCCACTCACCGATACCGGGCAAGGACGGAAAAGATGTCTACGGCAAGACAATTACCGTCCCAAAGCCAAAGCAGATCACTTTGCGCGGCGGTCCAAACGTGTGCTGGGACGGCGAAGTCGGGGGATACCGAGCACGATCCTCAGGACGCGTCACACTCGTCAGTCAGACCCTCAATGTTGACCAGGTATTTACTGTCAAGCACGGTGTTGGAACCGAGAGCGGCAATGTCCAGCACAACGGACACGTTGTTGTTAACGGAGATGTTGATTCTGATTTTAAGGTCGAAGCTACCGGTGATATCGAAATCCGGGGCATCACCTACGCTTCAGATATACTGGCAGGAGGGGATGTGACAGCGAAGGAAGGAATCATAGGCAAATCTTCCAATAAAATAAAGGCCGGACGAAATATCTACGCCAAGTACGTACAAAACGCCGTGCTTGAATCCGGCGAAAATACGGTAGTGAACAGAGAAATTGTGCAGAGCATCGTCATAAGCAAAGGCGAGATACATTGCTGCGAAGGCAGAGTAATCGGCAGCGAATTGTGGGGAACTCGAGGTATCACTGTCGGCGAGGCGGGGTCAAAGGAAGGAGCGACCACCCTGCTCGTAGCAGGTGTGGATCCTGAGTTGCAGGCTGCGCTACGTGCCAACAGCGTCGAAGTCACCAGAATTAAAGAGGCCATAAAGAAACTCGAACAGGGCTACCGCCGACTCAATCAGAACCTGCGTTTATTGACGGCCGCCCAGAGGGAGTCCATGACGACAATTCAATTCAAGATCGTCGAAGGGCAGGAGGAACTCGAGAATCTGGATTCGCAGAAAAAGGACCTACTGGACAAAATTCGTCAAAGCCACTCGGTACAGGTCAAAATCCTCAAGATCGCCTACCCGGGATTGATTATCAGGATTTGTGACTCCCAATACCAGGTGAAGCATACTCTGGCCGGGCCGTTCATAGCCCATTTTGACAAATTGAAAAATGAAGTTGCGTTGATGTCTGAAATCGAAGAAAAGGAAGAGGTGACTAATGAAGGCTGA
- a CDS encoding methyl-accepting chemotaxis protein — protein sequence MSRKSEPKSGRAVKSKAKGKTTANAARKVWELENILASVAAPMFVTDPNLIIQRINDAALKASGWSREEVVGRMTCAELAKTPLCGTSNCTIKNCMRTGEAIIGETVMETRDGKKIPIAASCSAVFDEDGNPLGGIEVILSQAEQKETLAEVGRLIDSAIDGRLDDRAEIGHSTGDYKKLREGVNALLDAVVNPLKVAADYVDKIAQGDIPEKITDEYKGDFNDIKNNLNACIDAVNLLVNDANMLADAAADGDLMLRADESKHRGDFTKIVQGMNNTLQLIVDPLRMTAQIAEQVASASAQISSGSQSLAQGASEQAGSLQEISSSLEQMSSMTKQNAENANQAKVLATSAREAALQGNKAMVRMKEAVEKIKVSSDQTAKILKTIDEIAFQTNLLALNAAVEAARAGEAGKGFAVVAEEVRNLAQRSAEASKNTANMIEESVSNANNGVAISAEVAKSLDEITDGSTKVNDLVAEIAAASGEQAQGIEQVNVAVGQLDSVTQQNAANAEESASASQELNEQADQLLKTVNAFKISDGSSGHARPQQVDKSALQKAARPRLEQRDPGRPAKGMTRTTVPPKAGRSPEEVIPLEEELVEF from the coding sequence ATGTCTCGAAAGTCAGAACCCAAGTCAGGACGTGCCGTCAAGAGCAAAGCGAAGGGTAAAACGACGGCCAACGCGGCGAGAAAAGTATGGGAGCTCGAAAATATTCTTGCTTCTGTGGCCGCTCCGATGTTCGTCACCGATCCGAATCTCATCATCCAGCGCATCAACGACGCGGCCTTGAAGGCCTCAGGCTGGTCGAGGGAAGAGGTGGTCGGTAGAATGACCTGCGCCGAGCTGGCCAAAACACCGCTGTGTGGAACCAGCAACTGTACCATTAAGAACTGCATGCGGACCGGAGAAGCCATCATCGGTGAAACCGTGATGGAGACCCGTGATGGTAAGAAGATTCCGATTGCCGCCAGTTGCTCCGCTGTCTTCGACGAAGACGGCAACCCTCTCGGAGGTATCGAGGTTATCCTGAGTCAGGCCGAACAGAAGGAAACGCTCGCCGAAGTAGGTCGCCTCATCGATAGCGCCATCGACGGCAGACTCGATGATCGCGCCGAGATTGGCCACTCCACAGGTGACTATAAAAAACTGCGCGAGGGAGTGAACGCGCTACTCGACGCAGTGGTGAACCCTTTGAAGGTGGCTGCTGACTATGTCGATAAGATCGCCCAGGGAGATATTCCGGAAAAGATTACCGATGAATATAAGGGCGACTTCAATGATATAAAGAACAACCTGAACGCTTGTATTGATGCGGTCAATCTGTTGGTAAATGACGCCAACATGCTGGCGGACGCCGCCGCCGATGGCGACCTCATGTTGCGTGCCGACGAATCAAAGCATCGCGGGGATTTCACCAAGATCGTACAGGGCATGAACAATACCCTCCAGTTAATCGTCGATCCACTCCGCATGACTGCGCAGATCGCGGAGCAAGTAGCTTCGGCCAGCGCGCAGATCAGTTCCGGCAGCCAGAGCCTGGCGCAAGGTGCTTCCGAGCAGGCCGGCTCGCTGCAGGAAATCTCCAGCAGCCTGGAACAGATGTCGAGCATGACCAAGCAGAACGCCGAAAATGCCAATCAGGCCAAAGTGTTGGCTACTTCGGCTCGCGAGGCTGCCCTTCAGGGCAACAAGGCCATGGTGAGAATGAAAGAGGCCGTCGAAAAAATCAAGGTGTCGTCCGACCAGACGGCAAAGATTCTCAAGACTATCGATGAGATAGCCTTCCAGACCAACCTGCTTGCTCTCAATGCCGCCGTCGAGGCCGCTCGCGCCGGAGAGGCAGGCAAAGGCTTTGCCGTGGTGGCTGAGGAAGTTCGAAATCTGGCCCAGAGATCAGCCGAAGCCTCGAAGAATACCGCCAATATGATCGAAGAGTCGGTCAGCAACGCTAACAACGGTGTGGCCATTAGCGCCGAGGTTGCGAAATCTCTCGATGAAATTACCGATGGATCCACCAAGGTAAATGACCTCGTGGCTGAGATCGCCGCCGCTTCCGGAGAGCAGGCACAGGGAATCGAACAGGTGAACGTCGCCGTGGGCCAACTCGATTCCGTAACCCAACAGAACGCCGCCAACGCGGAGGAGTCCGCCAGCGCTTCGCAGGAACTCAACGAACAGGCCGACCAGTTGCTGAAAACAGTCAACGCTTTCAAGATCAGCGATGGTTCCTCCGGACATGCCCGACCGCAGCAAGTTGACAAGAGCGCCCTCCAAAAGGCTGCTCGCCCGAGACTGGAACAGAGGGATCCGGGTAGACCGGCAAAAGGGATGACCAGAACAACAGTGCCACCGAAAGCCGGACGCTCACCGGAGGAGGTGATACCGCTGGAAGAAGAACTCGTTGAGTTCTAA
- a CDS encoding chemotaxis protein CheW, which yields MARAQDVNGALRAASSGAESKAGKYLTFRLAAEEYGLEILKVREIIGLMDITKVPRTPPYIRGVINLRGKVIPVLDLRSKFGMDNRADTEETCIIVVEVVGKDSSVQMGILVDAVSEVLDIQDGDIEEAPSFGGNVNTDFILGMGKVKNEVKILLDIDKVLTASDVAIADKVDQAPPAVEGGMVAEEAAESAQ from the coding sequence ATGGCAAGGGCACAGGATGTAAACGGAGCCCTCAGAGCGGCCTCATCAGGTGCGGAAAGTAAGGCCGGCAAATACCTTACCTTCCGTCTGGCCGCGGAGGAATACGGCCTGGAGATCCTCAAGGTCCGTGAAATTATTGGATTGATGGATATCACTAAGGTGCCAAGAACGCCGCCTTATATCCGCGGCGTCATCAATCTAAGAGGTAAAGTCATACCGGTACTGGACCTTCGCTCCAAGTTCGGTATGGACAACAGGGCTGACACCGAAGAAACCTGTATTATCGTGGTGGAGGTCGTGGGGAAGGACAGTTCCGTTCAAATGGGAATCCTCGTCGATGCCGTGTCTGAAGTTCTGGACATCCAGGATGGCGACATCGAGGAAGCGCCGAGTTTCGGAGGCAACGTAAATACCGATTTCATTCTTGGTATGGGGAAGGTTAAGAATGAAGTAAAAATTCTACTCGATATCGACAAGGTCCTTACGGCCAGCGATGTCGCGATTGCGGACAAAGTCGATCAGGCGCCACCGGCTGTCGAAGGCGGCATGGTTGCCGAAGAAGCCGCTGAATCGGCACAGTAA
- a CDS encoding chemotaxis protein CheA has protein sequence MDQLETRVESLASDLVLASVDDLPALARLHEDFLTLLTHVEDSPDAVKSATQKCAEQLEKIILNDVPDRSDCLTNVGEALNALQQIIVEKRDLSEVKFPDGFGPDQATQKTEIPQADEAKSEPLLITVDSTNTSLIEDFVIEAEEHCATAEQMLMDLESDTGNAEAINAIFRSFHTIKGAAGFLELKPISMLAHESETLLDLARKGTVIIQGQIADAILSSIDAMRAMLTGVRDVMRSGESFDAAGNVISLIEKLKYLIANAENDTDLDSIEAELSDRVGDVLVDMGALSQADIDDALARKQSPDEKIGQTLVKQGKVSSKAVIHALRDQERSRRGTTVKEQVKIDTRRLDRLVDTIGELVIAESMISQNEEILAVASTQVIKNISHLNKITRELQEMGMAMRLVPVQSTFQKLARAVRDLSKRSGKNVNLHLSGEDSEVDRSIVEKIGDPLMHMVRNSIDHGLETADERARVGKPLQGNLWIRAYHKGGNICMEIEDDGRGLDKDKILAKGREKGLVPTGRDLTDREIYNLIMLPGFSTAAKVTDISGRGVGMDVVKKNIDSMRGHVEIESSPGDGTKFTIKLPLTLAIIDGMLVRIAQHRYIVPTMSIIESLNLTPDMIFTVCGRSQMIDWRGKPLPLVKTADLFGLEPESSEFTEGVVVVVEESEKVVGLIVDELLGQRQTVIKSLGPIFMTQKWISGGAILSNGNVGLIIDISGLMELAGMTGHGSLTKAGTVPTTTAMEQT, from the coding sequence ATGGACCAGTTGGAAACACGGGTCGAATCGCTTGCATCTGATTTGGTACTGGCATCGGTCGATGATTTACCGGCGCTGGCCAGGTTGCACGAAGACTTCCTCACCCTCCTCACACACGTGGAAGATAGCCCCGATGCGGTCAAATCGGCGACGCAGAAATGCGCCGAGCAGTTGGAGAAGATAATTCTCAACGATGTCCCTGACCGGTCGGACTGTCTGACGAATGTCGGCGAAGCCCTTAACGCCCTCCAGCAAATTATCGTCGAAAAACGCGACCTGTCCGAAGTCAAGTTTCCGGATGGTTTCGGTCCGGATCAGGCTACTCAAAAGACCGAAATTCCGCAGGCAGACGAAGCAAAGTCCGAGCCGTTGCTTATAACCGTCGACAGCACCAACACCTCGCTGATTGAGGATTTTGTTATCGAGGCCGAAGAGCACTGCGCTACCGCGGAACAAATGCTCATGGATCTCGAATCCGACACCGGTAACGCCGAGGCAATTAATGCCATTTTCCGAAGCTTTCACACTATCAAGGGCGCCGCCGGCTTTCTCGAACTAAAGCCGATTTCCATGCTGGCCCACGAGTCGGAAACACTCCTTGATCTTGCCCGGAAGGGAACAGTAATCATTCAAGGACAGATAGCTGACGCCATCCTGAGTTCCATTGATGCCATGCGGGCGATGTTAACCGGCGTCAGGGATGTTATGCGATCCGGTGAATCTTTCGATGCCGCCGGCAATGTAATTTCACTGATTGAGAAGCTCAAGTACCTGATCGCGAACGCTGAGAATGATACTGACCTCGACTCTATTGAAGCGGAATTGTCCGATCGGGTGGGTGACGTTCTTGTCGACATGGGTGCGTTGTCCCAGGCCGATATCGACGACGCGCTGGCAAGAAAACAATCACCCGATGAAAAGATCGGTCAGACTCTGGTCAAACAGGGGAAGGTCTCTTCGAAAGCGGTAATTCACGCCCTGAGGGATCAGGAGCGTTCCCGCCGCGGAACCACCGTAAAAGAACAGGTGAAAATCGACACCCGTCGTCTGGATCGACTCGTGGACACCATCGGCGAACTGGTAATAGCCGAATCGATGATAAGTCAGAACGAAGAGATACTGGCCGTCGCGTCCACCCAGGTAATAAAAAACATCTCTCACCTGAACAAGATTACGCGCGAACTCCAGGAAATGGGAATGGCCATGAGACTGGTGCCGGTACAATCCACCTTCCAGAAACTTGCCCGCGCGGTGAGGGATCTCTCGAAAAGATCCGGCAAAAACGTCAACCTGCATCTTTCCGGTGAGGATTCCGAAGTCGACCGCAGCATCGTCGAAAAGATCGGTGATCCTCTCATGCACATGGTCCGCAACTCTATCGACCACGGTTTGGAAACCGCCGATGAGCGAGCCCGGGTGGGGAAACCGCTTCAGGGCAATCTCTGGATAAGAGCCTACCACAAGGGGGGCAATATCTGCATGGAGATCGAGGACGACGGACGCGGGCTCGATAAAGACAAGATTTTGGCCAAAGGCAGGGAAAAAGGACTCGTTCCGACCGGACGGGATCTCACCGACCGTGAAATCTATAACCTGATTATGCTTCCTGGTTTCTCAACCGCTGCAAAGGTAACGGACATATCCGGGCGCGGCGTCGGCATGGACGTCGTTAAGAAAAACATCGACTCCATGCGCGGACACGTCGAGATTGAATCTTCGCCGGGTGACGGCACGAAATTCACCATCAAGCTGCCTCTCACGCTCGCGATTATCGACGGCATGCTGGTCCGCATAGCCCAGCACCGGTACATCGTACCCACCATGTCGATAATCGAGTCTTTGAATCTGACACCGGATATGATCTTCACCGTCTGTGGGCGCAGTCAGATGATCGACTGGCGCGGCAAGCCGCTGCCACTGGTGAAAACCGCCGATCTGTTCGGCCTGGAGCCGGAAAGCAGCGAGTTTACCGAAGGCGTCGTTGTCGTGGTGGAGGAGAGCGAAAAAGTCGTAGGGTTGATAGTCGATGAACTTCTCGGCCAAAGACAAACAGTCATCAAAAGCCTCGGTCCGATATTTATGACACAGAAATGGATATCGGGCGGCGCTATTCTCTCGAACGGTAATGTAGGATTGATTATCGATATAAGTGGACTGATGGAGCTTGCCGGTATGACCGGACACGGGAGTCTGACCAAAGCAGGCACCGTGCCCACCACCACGGCAATGGAACAGACGTAG
- a CDS encoding sugar-binding protein — protein MSRVCVAVVCLLLIASTSQPSSVITESDFVPQFNPTLKAHRVNGEIKIDGQLNDAGWRGALPAGNFTEHSPGDEIAPPVRTEAFVAYDEDNLYLAAVCYADSSKVRASMCERERIFDDDNIGFFFDPYGDATRAYIININPHGIPYDALWSASYGEDDNFDLMFESRGIVTDSGYQVELAIPFSSLRFPNKPVQQWRFDFYRHHLREVHYSMSWATYDQNQSCWPCQWGTVTGIENVKPGKGLELLPSFVAHQSGSVADATFPDTSFANGDIYGDLSIGGKYAVSSNVVVEGAYNPDFSQIEADASQVDVNTTYALQYEEKRPFFQEGMDLFLTYFNAVYTRSINNPDYAAKASARFGRTAFAALSAHDEQSLSILPFEEHSSYVPLSKTLTNMFSLRQSIGASSYIRGLMTDQRVDGGGSGTLSSFDTKLHLNKSVSLRGQFMATHTEEPDDTSMTSHLEDGATFDDGKHTVAFDGESYWGIGALAGVMYNVKNFYAYSRVYERTPTYRAANGFQPRNNDRRWMTEAEYTIRPSGTIFSSIEPGVDFARIWNFDGLRKDEWIRFDCETQLRFAQGSFWAEYLLSRERLGGIDFRDIRVFTISAQACPVRLVEGGWTLSYGNMIARNYLRMGRETNVNAWLKLRPTDRVLAEVDFTYNKSHDVETREKFFEGHILWTRLGYQFNRELSFRLVTEYNGFGDRWSVDPLITYRINPFSTFYAGATYDYDKYLDCGVTNDRTMTCLSQRQFFIKIQYLFQT, from the coding sequence ATGTCAAGAGTATGCGTAGCGGTCGTGTGTCTGCTTCTGATAGCATCGACCTCACAACCTTCCTCGGTGATAACCGAAAGCGATTTCGTTCCACAATTCAATCCGACACTGAAAGCTCATCGCGTAAATGGTGAGATTAAAATCGATGGTCAGTTAAATGACGCCGGATGGCGGGGGGCACTGCCGGCCGGCAATTTCACCGAACACTCTCCCGGCGATGAGATCGCTCCGCCGGTTCGGACGGAAGCTTTCGTGGCATACGACGAGGACAATCTTTATCTGGCGGCTGTCTGCTATGCGGATTCGAGCAAGGTGCGCGCCAGCATGTGCGAGCGAGAACGCATCTTCGATGATGACAATATCGGGTTCTTTTTCGACCCGTATGGCGACGCCACCAGGGCATATATCATTAACATAAATCCCCACGGCATACCGTACGACGCTCTGTGGTCAGCCAGCTACGGAGAAGATGACAATTTTGACCTGATGTTCGAATCGAGAGGAATTGTGACTGACTCGGGTTATCAGGTGGAACTGGCTATTCCCTTCTCAAGTCTTCGCTTTCCCAACAAGCCGGTGCAGCAGTGGCGGTTCGATTTTTACCGCCATCACCTTCGCGAAGTACACTATTCGATGTCGTGGGCCACATATGATCAGAACCAATCGTGCTGGCCGTGTCAATGGGGTACGGTTACCGGCATCGAAAACGTAAAACCGGGCAAAGGACTGGAGCTTTTGCCCAGTTTCGTGGCGCATCAGTCAGGATCGGTGGCGGACGCCACTTTTCCTGATACCTCGTTTGCCAACGGAGATATCTACGGTGATTTGTCCATCGGCGGCAAATATGCCGTATCTTCGAATGTAGTGGTCGAGGGAGCTTACAACCCTGATTTCAGCCAGATCGAAGCGGATGCCTCGCAGGTGGATGTCAATACAACCTACGCGCTGCAGTACGAGGAGAAGCGCCCCTTCTTTCAGGAAGGGATGGACCTCTTCCTGACCTATTTTAACGCTGTCTATACCCGATCAATCAACAATCCGGATTATGCGGCCAAGGCCTCGGCCAGATTCGGTCGTACGGCATTTGCGGCGCTCTCGGCCCACGATGAGCAGAGCCTGAGTATTCTTCCTTTCGAAGAGCACTCGTCGTATGTTCCCCTTAGCAAGACCCTGACGAATATGTTTTCGCTCAGACAGTCGATCGGCGCCAGCAGCTACATTCGGGGCCTGATGACTGACCAGCGCGTGGACGGCGGCGGTTCGGGAACGCTATCGAGTTTCGACACGAAGTTGCATTTGAACAAATCGGTTTCACTGCGCGGTCAGTTCATGGCAACCCACACCGAGGAACCGGATGATACGTCGATGACCAGTCATCTGGAAGACGGCGCTACTTTTGACGACGGCAAGCACACGGTTGCTTTTGACGGTGAATCGTACTGGGGCATCGGCGCTCTGGCGGGGGTCATGTACAATGTAAAGAATTTCTATGCTTACAGTCGCGTTTACGAAAGAACACCCACCTATCGCGCCGCCAATGGTTTTCAGCCGCGCAATAATGATCGGCGCTGGATGACCGAGGCCGAATATACGATCCGCCCATCCGGAACGATTTTCAGCAGTATCGAACCGGGGGTGGACTTCGCGCGGATATGGAATTTTGACGGTTTGCGCAAGGATGAATGGATAAGATTCGATTGCGAAACGCAACTCCGCTTCGCCCAGGGCTCTTTCTGGGCCGAGTATCTTTTAAGCCGGGAGCGACTGGGTGGAATCGATTTCCGCGATATTCGTGTCTTCACCATAAGCGCGCAAGCCTGTCCGGTGAGGCTGGTCGAAGGCGGATGGACTCTCAGTTACGGCAACATGATCGCCCGCAACTATCTGAGGATGGGACGCGAAACCAATGTCAATGCGTGGCTGAAGTTGCGGCCAACCGACCGCGTGCTGGCTGAGGTCGATTTCACTTACAATAAGAGCCACGATGTTGAGACCCGGGAAAAATTCTTCGAAGGACACATCTTGTGGACCAGGCTGGGTTATCAATTCAATCGAGAGCTGTCATTCAGACTGGTGACGGAATACAACGGTTTCGGCGACCGGTGGAGTGTCGACCCTCTGATTACCTACCGGATCAACCCCTTCTCCACCTTTTACGCCGGGGCCACTTACGATTATGACAAGTATCTTGACTGTGGCGTGACGAATGACAGGACCATGACCTGCCTTTCGCAACGTCAGTTTTTTATCAAGATACAGTATCTTTTCCAGACGTAA
- a CDS encoding DUF2339 domain-containing protein has product MENNEDKSLDQRVLRLEKTVADLKLMIEQLLAGQRQQQPQYSTQVPPPPAFTAKPAQSATPPVASAAPDTTPKRRSPALSFELPDHMKKVEFWLNKVGIGLLLFAVAFLFKYSIDKGWLTPWVRVAFGLGLGVILVALGFRTYEKRRHFSLVFMGGGIATFYITAFAAFQRLAIVSHTTAFAFMTLVTLFALLISLRQNDSILSLIGAVGGFGTPFMLYTGSGNIPALVLYSSILAAATSAIYFYRGWRSLMWLTVISGWSILLIALINGVYDVSSVALADQRAIQAGVLFAVVVFWIVPLLRQVMRGTTPAALSMPEGKLPTLKQVFGAVSDGQTHWLTISTPLIALGMSRLTWPEPSDVYWGWVTMVGAAVYWIVAYYLSRTERLKDISYIHTLVGGLLFTIALCLLFDGDTLFFAVATEAAVLHLIHHRTGNLGASVGGHVLFAILAMLLIQRIAEPLRDAAPLVNARALADIWTVALAVGLSYVFKPVILKRIYFIAGAFCLAGWFLRELTGSLPFVIITVEAFIFHIEAKRVEDETLRMGAHVFAVLLGLWLIGRLAGNHPDTTAVFSAYALSNLLAVVMAGVVAWLSKKRVTRVSYGLAAHALFMGWLLSELVTLHEGQGYVTIAWGVYGAILLILGLRRATPGLQTVALVTLLVVVGKLFLVDLAHLQAIFRIFLFMGFGAAFLALSYYFRALWKSDKDKGGNSSRTPT; this is encoded by the coding sequence ATGGAGAATAACGAAGACAAGTCACTGGACCAGAGAGTCCTGCGTCTTGAAAAAACTGTTGCAGACCTGAAACTGATGATCGAGCAACTGCTTGCCGGGCAGCGTCAGCAGCAACCTCAATACAGCACGCAGGTTCCCCCTCCACCGGCATTCACTGCCAAACCGGCGCAGTCTGCCACACCGCCCGTAGCGTCAGCCGCTCCGGATACGACACCGAAAAGACGCAGCCCTGCCCTGTCTTTCGAACTCCCGGATCACATGAAGAAGGTCGAGTTCTGGCTCAACAAGGTGGGCATCGGATTGCTTTTGTTCGCGGTAGCTTTTCTGTTCAAGTACTCAATTGATAAAGGATGGCTGACACCGTGGGTTCGGGTTGCCTTCGGTCTGGGGCTCGGTGTCATTCTTGTGGCGCTGGGGTTTCGCACTTACGAAAAGCGACGCCATTTCAGTCTCGTGTTTATGGGCGGCGGGATAGCCACTTTCTATATCACCGCTTTTGCGGCTTTCCAGAGGCTGGCGATTGTCTCACACACCACCGCCTTCGCCTTCATGACGCTCGTAACCCTTTTTGCGCTGCTGATTTCATTGAGACAGAACGATTCGATACTCTCGCTCATTGGAGCGGTTGGCGGGTTTGGAACACCTTTTATGCTTTACACCGGCAGCGGGAATATCCCGGCTCTCGTTCTCTACAGCAGTATCCTGGCAGCGGCAACGAGCGCCATCTACTTTTACCGCGGCTGGCGATCGCTCATGTGGTTGACTGTCATCAGCGGCTGGAGCATACTGCTCATAGCCCTGATCAATGGTGTCTATGATGTGTCTTCAGTGGCTCTTGCCGACCAGAGGGCTATTCAAGCCGGAGTACTTTTCGCCGTCGTAGTTTTCTGGATCGTGCCATTGTTGCGACAGGTGATGCGTGGAACCACTCCAGCCGCTCTTTCAATGCCCGAGGGGAAATTGCCAACGCTGAAGCAGGTCTTCGGGGCGGTATCTGACGGCCAGACTCACTGGCTGACGATTTCGACTCCCCTGATCGCCCTGGGAATGTCGCGGCTCACCTGGCCGGAGCCATCCGATGTGTACTGGGGATGGGTCACGATGGTCGGCGCGGCTGTGTATTGGATCGTGGCTTACTACCTGAGCCGGACAGAAAGACTGAAAGATATTTCATACATTCACACCCTCGTGGGTGGGCTTTTATTTACGATTGCCCTGTGTCTTCTTTTCGACGGTGACACCTTGTTCTTCGCCGTCGCCACGGAGGCAGCCGTGCTGCATCTGATTCACCATCGCACGGGGAATCTCGGCGCCTCGGTGGGCGGACACGTCCTGTTTGCCATTCTGGCGATGCTGCTCATACAAAGAATAGCCGAGCCGCTTAGAGACGCCGCGCCGCTTGTGAACGCAAGGGCGCTGGCTGATATCTGGACCGTTGCCCTGGCAGTGGGACTCTCCTACGTATTTAAGCCGGTCATTCTAAAACGGATTTATTTCATAGCCGGAGCCTTTTGCCTGGCGGGATGGTTCCTCAGGGAACTCACCGGCAGTCTTCCTTTCGTCATCATAACCGTCGAGGCCTTCATATTCCACATCGAGGCAAAACGCGTCGAGGATGAGACTCTCCGGATGGGAGCGCACGTATTCGCGGTCCTTCTCGGCCTGTGGCTGATTGGTCGTCTGGCCGGAAATCACCCCGACACAACCGCTGTATTCAGCGCCTACGCGCTCAGCAACCTGCTGGCAGTAGTAATGGCCGGTGTTGTCGCATGGCTCTCGAAGAAAAGGGTAACGCGAGTTTCGTACGGTCTCGCCGCTCACGCCCTCTTCATGGGCTGGCTTCTCAGTGAGCTGGTAACACTTCACGAAGGACAAGGGTACGTGACAATTGCCTGGGGCGTCTACGGCGCGATACTTCTTATACTCGGGCTCCGGCGAGCCACGCCCGGACTTCAAACAGTGGCGCTGGTGACATTGCTGGTAGTGGTCGGCAAACTCTTTCTGGTGGATTTGGCGCACCTTCAGGCGATATTCAGAATATTTCTCTTTATGGGGTTCGGCGCCGCATTTCTGGCGCTGAGTTATTATTTCAGGGCGCTCTGGAAATCTGATAAAGACAAGGGGGGAAATTCGAGCCGGACGCCTACCTGA